One genomic segment of Ipomoea triloba cultivar NCNSP0323 chromosome 9, ASM357664v1 includes these proteins:
- the LOC116030541 gene encoding probable ADP-ribosylation factor GTPase-activating protein AGD11 isoform X1, with translation MSVQQDNTQDNTEGNTEGNNVSGARLYDLLQMDTSPSDSDQMEPQVQDYSLSPRCRLEALMTESGNSFCADCGSPDPKWVSISLGVFICIKCSGVHRSLGVHISKVFSVKLDEWTHEQVDMLTEMGGNNVANLKYEAAFPENYKKLKPDSSNEERNDFIRRKYELQQFVNSDLQLMCPITTTSSSSTSEKKHSTGHRIHGLGFAFRNSWRKKESETQKATRKLNSMAGMVEFIGLIKVNVVRGTNLAIRDMVSSDPYVILTLGSQSVKTRVIKNNLNPVWNEQLMLSIPENVPPLKVHVFDKDTFTTDDFMGEAEIDIQPLVVAARASENFTKNDPLQQLGTTWKVDTENANPPLVADGAIYLIEGTVKQEIALKLQNVERGVLEVELECVSLTQ, from the exons ATGTCTGTTCAACAGGACAATACACAGGACAATACAGAGGGCAATACAGAGGGCAATAATGTCTCTG GTGCCCGCCTCTATGACCTTCTACAAATGGACACTTCTCCAAGTGATAGTGATCAGATGGAACCGCAAGTGCAAGACTATTCTTTGA GTCCTCGATGTAGACTAGAGGCTCTAATGACAGAGTCTGGCAATAGTTTTTGTGCAGACTGTGGATCTCCCGATCCAAAATGGGT GTCTATAAGTCTTGGAGTGTTTATATGTATCAAGTGCTCGGGTGTACATAGAAGCCTTGGAGTGCATATATCGAAG GTGTTTTCAGTGAAACTAGATGAGTGGACGCATGAGCAAGTTGATATGTTAACTGAGATGGGCGGAAATAATGTTGCAAACTTGAAGTATGAAGCTGCCTTTCcagaaaattataaaaagctAAAGCCAGATTCGTCCAACGAAGAGCGCAATGACTTTATCAG GAGAAAATACGAGCTGCAACAGTTTGTGAATTCCGATTTACAGTTGATGTGCCCGATTACAACAACTTCTTCTAGTTCGACCTCAGAGAAGAAACATTCGACTGGCCATCGAATCCATGGTCTGGGATTTGCGTTTCGCAACAGCTGGAGAAAGAAAGAGTCCGAAACCCAGAAGGCGACTAGGAAACTTAACTCAATG GCAGGTATGGTTGAATTCATCGGACTGATCAAAGTGAATGTGGTAAGGGGCACCAACCTAGCTATCCGTGATATGGTATCCAGCGATCCGTATGTTATTCTAACCTTGGGAAGCCAG TCAGTGAAGACGCGCGTCATAAAAAACAATTTGAACCCGGTCTGGAACGAGCAACTAATGTTGTCAATTCCAGAGAACGTTCCTCCTTTAAAAGTG CATGTGTTTGATAAGGATACATTTACGACAGATGATTTTATGGGGGAGGCGGAGATTGACATCCAACCTCTCGTCGTGGCTGCGAGAGCATCTGAGAATTTCACCAAGAACGATCCGCTGCAGCAGCTCGGGACGACATGGAAAGTGGACACAGAAAACGCCAATCCCCCGCTTGTAGCAGATGGCGCTATATACCTCATAGAAGGTACGGTGAAGCAGGAAATAGCCTTAAAGCTGCAGAATGTTGAGAGGGGAGTGTTGGAGGTTGAGCTTGAATGTGTTTCTCTCACACAATAG
- the LOC116030541 gene encoding probable ADP-ribosylation factor GTPase-activating protein AGD11 isoform X3: MSVQQDNTQDNTEGNTEGNNVSGARLYDLLQMDTSPSDSDQMEPQVQDYSLSPRCRLEALMTESGNSFCADCGSPDPKWVSISLGVFICIKCSGVHRSLGVHISKVFSVKLDEWTHEQVDMLTEMGGNNVANLKYEAAFPENYKKLKPDSSNEERNDFIRRKYELQQFVNSDLQLMCPITTTSSSSTSEKKHSTGHRIHGLGFAFRNSWRKKESETQKATRKLNSMAGMVEFIGLIKVNVVRGTNLAIRDMVSSDPYVILTLGSQSVKTRVIKNNLNPVWNEQLMLSIPENVPPLKVMILWGRRRLTSNLSSWLREHLRISPRTIRCSSSGRHGKWTQKTPIPRL, encoded by the exons ATGTCTGTTCAACAGGACAATACACAGGACAATACAGAGGGCAATACAGAGGGCAATAATGTCTCTG GTGCCCGCCTCTATGACCTTCTACAAATGGACACTTCTCCAAGTGATAGTGATCAGATGGAACCGCAAGTGCAAGACTATTCTTTGA GTCCTCGATGTAGACTAGAGGCTCTAATGACAGAGTCTGGCAATAGTTTTTGTGCAGACTGTGGATCTCCCGATCCAAAATGGGT GTCTATAAGTCTTGGAGTGTTTATATGTATCAAGTGCTCGGGTGTACATAGAAGCCTTGGAGTGCATATATCGAAG GTGTTTTCAGTGAAACTAGATGAGTGGACGCATGAGCAAGTTGATATGTTAACTGAGATGGGCGGAAATAATGTTGCAAACTTGAAGTATGAAGCTGCCTTTCcagaaaattataaaaagctAAAGCCAGATTCGTCCAACGAAGAGCGCAATGACTTTATCAG GAGAAAATACGAGCTGCAACAGTTTGTGAATTCCGATTTACAGTTGATGTGCCCGATTACAACAACTTCTTCTAGTTCGACCTCAGAGAAGAAACATTCGACTGGCCATCGAATCCATGGTCTGGGATTTGCGTTTCGCAACAGCTGGAGAAAGAAAGAGTCCGAAACCCAGAAGGCGACTAGGAAACTTAACTCAATG GCAGGTATGGTTGAATTCATCGGACTGATCAAAGTGAATGTGGTAAGGGGCACCAACCTAGCTATCCGTGATATGGTATCCAGCGATCCGTATGTTATTCTAACCTTGGGAAGCCAG TCAGTGAAGACGCGCGTCATAAAAAACAATTTGAACCCGGTCTGGAACGAGCAACTAATGTTGTCAATTCCAGAGAACGTTCCTCCTTTAAAAGTG ATGATTTTATGGGGGAGGCGGAGATTGACATCCAACCTCTCGTCGTGGCTGCGAGAGCATCTGAGAATTTCACCAAGAACGATCCGCTGCAGCAGCTCGGGACGACATGGAAAGTGGACACAGAAAACGCCAATCCCCCGCTTGTAG
- the LOC116029140 gene encoding uncharacterized protein At3g28850-like produces MASREDGSPESAIRKGKDRGGGGDPSESPTKPSYEQFKKVQGYQVVSMSTADPPLKGNNVRRLRSIFEARNPSGSPVSRSTVLPWSPVKTPPRSGKSSLLSSDLVDSPWRLPGTEDRVVIYFTSLRGIRRTFEDCYTARMIVKGFRVNLDERDISMDNAYKKELQNVLGEKNPTLPQIFIKGKHIGGAEVIRQLNETGELVRLLRGLMTRPPGYVCQCCGDVRFIPCSNCDGSRKLFDEDEGQLRKCPECNENGLVRCPICCDS; encoded by the coding sequence ATGGCTAGTAGGGAAGATGGATCGCCTGAGAGCGCaataagaaaagggaaagatcgcggcggcggcggcgatcCGTCTGAATCCCCGACAAAGCCCTCATACGAGCAGTTTAAAAAGGTGCAAGGTTACCAGGTGGTGTCCATGTCCACGGCGGATCCTCCTTTGAAAGGCAATAATGTTCGGAGGCTTCGCTCCATATTCGAGGCTCGGAACCCTAGCGGGTCGCCCGTTTCTCGATCCACGGTGTTGCCGTGGTCCCCGGTGAAAACCCCGCCCCGATCCGGCAAATCCTCCTTATTGAGCTCCGATCTAGTGGATTCTCCATGGCGGTTACCAGGGACCGAGGACAGAGTGGTAATTTACTTCACGAGCCTCCGCGGAATCCGGAGGACGTTCGAGGACTGTTACACGGCGCGGATGATCGTGAAGGGATTCAGAGTGAATTTAGACGAGAGAGACATTTCAATGGACAACGCGTACAAGAAGGAGCTGCAGAACGTGCTGGGCGAGAAGAATCCGACCTTGCCGCAGATCTTCATCAAGGGGAAGCACATCGGCGGCGCGGAAGTGATCAGGCAATTGAACGAAACAGGGGAGCTCGTTAGATTGCTGAGAGGCCTGATGACAAGGCCGCCCGGGTACGTGTGTCAATGCTGCGGCGACGTGCGGTTCATCCCTTGCTCCAATTGCGACGGCAGCCGGAAACTGTTCGACGAGGACGAAGGGCAGCTCAGAAAATGCCCCGAGTGCAACGAAAACGGCTTGGTTCGTTGTCCTATTTGCTGCGactcataa
- the LOC116030541 gene encoding probable ADP-ribosylation factor GTPase-activating protein AGD11 isoform X2, translated as MDTSPSDSDQMEPQVQDYSLSPRCRLEALMTESGNSFCADCGSPDPKWVSISLGVFICIKCSGVHRSLGVHISKVFSVKLDEWTHEQVDMLTEMGGNNVANLKYEAAFPENYKKLKPDSSNEERNDFIRRKYELQQFVNSDLQLMCPITTTSSSSTSEKKHSTGHRIHGLGFAFRNSWRKKESETQKATRKLNSMAGMVEFIGLIKVNVVRGTNLAIRDMVSSDPYVILTLGSQSVKTRVIKNNLNPVWNEQLMLSIPENVPPLKVHVFDKDTFTTDDFMGEAEIDIQPLVVAARASENFTKNDPLQQLGTTWKVDTENANPPLVADGAIYLIEGTVKQEIALKLQNVERGVLEVELECVSLTQ; from the exons ATGGACACTTCTCCAAGTGATAGTGATCAGATGGAACCGCAAGTGCAAGACTATTCTTTGA GTCCTCGATGTAGACTAGAGGCTCTAATGACAGAGTCTGGCAATAGTTTTTGTGCAGACTGTGGATCTCCCGATCCAAAATGGGT GTCTATAAGTCTTGGAGTGTTTATATGTATCAAGTGCTCGGGTGTACATAGAAGCCTTGGAGTGCATATATCGAAG GTGTTTTCAGTGAAACTAGATGAGTGGACGCATGAGCAAGTTGATATGTTAACTGAGATGGGCGGAAATAATGTTGCAAACTTGAAGTATGAAGCTGCCTTTCcagaaaattataaaaagctAAAGCCAGATTCGTCCAACGAAGAGCGCAATGACTTTATCAG GAGAAAATACGAGCTGCAACAGTTTGTGAATTCCGATTTACAGTTGATGTGCCCGATTACAACAACTTCTTCTAGTTCGACCTCAGAGAAGAAACATTCGACTGGCCATCGAATCCATGGTCTGGGATTTGCGTTTCGCAACAGCTGGAGAAAGAAAGAGTCCGAAACCCAGAAGGCGACTAGGAAACTTAACTCAATG GCAGGTATGGTTGAATTCATCGGACTGATCAAAGTGAATGTGGTAAGGGGCACCAACCTAGCTATCCGTGATATGGTATCCAGCGATCCGTATGTTATTCTAACCTTGGGAAGCCAG TCAGTGAAGACGCGCGTCATAAAAAACAATTTGAACCCGGTCTGGAACGAGCAACTAATGTTGTCAATTCCAGAGAACGTTCCTCCTTTAAAAGTG CATGTGTTTGATAAGGATACATTTACGACAGATGATTTTATGGGGGAGGCGGAGATTGACATCCAACCTCTCGTCGTGGCTGCGAGAGCATCTGAGAATTTCACCAAGAACGATCCGCTGCAGCAGCTCGGGACGACATGGAAAGTGGACACAGAAAACGCCAATCCCCCGCTTGTAGCAGATGGCGCTATATACCTCATAGAAGGTACGGTGAAGCAGGAAATAGCCTTAAAGCTGCAGAATGTTGAGAGGGGAGTGTTGGAGGTTGAGCTTGAATGTGTTTCTCTCACACAATAG
- the LOC116030579 gene encoding 3-phosphoshikimate 1-carboxyvinyltransferase 2-like produces the protein MMQGLRLNPTNLSKPQTPLPSQSLLLGSSSLKNSPVSVKFLKSNKDSIFTATRLPLQVRATVATAKKPSMVPEEIVLQPIKEISGTVKLPGSKSLSNRILLLAALSQGTTVIDNLLSSDDIHYMLGALRTLGLRVEEDSAIQRATIEGSGGLFPASKESTDEIQLFLGNAGTAMRPLTAAVVAAGGNARYVLDGVPRMRERPIGDLIEGLKQLGADVDCFLGTNCPPVRVIGKGGLPGGKVKLSGSVSSQYLTALLMAAPLALGDVEIEIVDKLISVPYVEMTIKLMERFGVSVEHSDSWDRFLIHGGQKYKSPGNAFVEGDASSASYFLAGAAVTGGTITVEGCGTSSLQGDVKFAEVLEKMGAEVSWTENSVTVKGPPRAPSGRKHLRAIDVNMNKMPDVAMTLAVVALFADGPTAIRDVASWRVKETERMIAICTELRKLGATVEEGPDYCIINPPEKLNVTEIDTYDDHRMAMAFSLAACAEVPVTIKDPGCTRKTFPDYFEVLQKFSKH, from the exons ATGATGCAGGGTCTGCGTTTGAATCCCACCAATCTATCTAAACCTCAGACCCCTCTGCCTTCGCAGTCGCTTTTGTTGGGGTCCAGCAGCCTGAAGAATTCACCTGTTTCTGTTAAGTTCTTGAAGAGTAATAAAGATTCGATTTTTACTGCCACCCGGTTGCCGTTACAGGTCCGGGCAACGGTGGCCACCGCCAAAAAGCCATCGATGGTGCCGGAGGAGATTGTGCTGCAGCCCATCAAAGAGATCTCCGGCACCGTCAAGTTGCCCGGCTCTAAATCCCTCTCCAATCGCATTCTCCTCCTTGCTGCTCTTTCTCAG GGAACAACTGTGATAGACAATTTACTAAGCAGTGATGATATTCATTATATGCTCGGTGCATTGAGAACACTTGGTCTTCGTGTTGAAGAAGATAGCGCAATCCAGCGAGCAACTATAGAAGGTTCGGGTGGTCTCTTCCCTGCCAGTAAGGAATCCACAGATGAAATTCAACTTTTCCTGGGAAATGCTGGAACAGCAATGCGACCATTGACTGCTGCAGTTGTTGCTGCCGGTGGAAATGCAAG ATACGTCCTTGATGGAGTTCCTAGGATGAGAGAGAGACCAATTGGTGATCTTATTGAAGGTCTAAAGCAGCTTGGAGCAGATGTTGATTGTTTCCTTGGGACAAACTGTCCCCCGGTTCGTGTAATTGGAAAGGGTGGCCTTCCAGGAGGGAAG GTGAAGCTCTCAGGATCAGTTAGCAGTCAATATTTGACTGCTTTGCTGATGGCTGCTCCCCTGGCTTTAGGAGATGTGGAAATTGAAATCGTTGATAAGCTAATTTCTGTTCCTTACGTTGAAATGACTATTAAGTTGATGGAGCGGTTTGGGGTCAGTGTAGAGCATAGTGATAGCTGGGACAGGTTCTTGATCCACGGAGGTCAGAAATATAA GTCTCCCGGAAATGCTTTCGTGGAAGGTGATGCTTCGAGTGCGAGTTATTTCTTAGCCGGTGCAGCTGTTACTGGGGGTACCATTACCGTTGAAGGTTGTGGAACAAGCAGTTTACAG gGGGATGTTAAGTTTGCTGAGGTTCTCGAGAAGATGGGAGCCGAAGTTTCCTGGACAGAGAACAGTGTTACCGTGAAAGGACCACCACGTGCCCCTTCGGGAAGAAAACACTTACGTGCCATTGATGTCAACATGAACAAAATGCCAGATGTTGCCATGACTCTTGCTGTAGTTGCGCTATTTGCCGATGGTCCGACAGCCATAAGAGACG TTGCTAGCTGGAGAGTTAAGGAAACCGAGCGGATGATTGCTATATGCACTGAACTTAGAAAG CTGGGAGCAACAGTCGAGGAAGGGCCGGACTACTGTATAATCAATCCACCCGAGAAACTAAACGTGACAGAAATTGACACATACGACGATCACAGAATGGCCATGGCGTTTTCTCTTGCTGCTTGTGCAGAGGTACCGGTCACCATTAAAGATCCTGGCTGTACCCGCAAGACTTTCCCAGATTATTTCGAGGTCCTTCAGAAGTTCTCCAAGCATTAA